One segment of Mastomys coucha isolate ucsf_1 unplaced genomic scaffold, UCSF_Mcou_1 pScaffold23, whole genome shotgun sequence DNA contains the following:
- the LOC116072773 gene encoding LOW QUALITY PROTEIN: olfactory receptor 867-like (The sequence of the model RefSeq protein was modified relative to this genomic sequence to represent the inferred CDS: inserted 1 base in 1 codon) → MEMENHTLISEFFILGFSDDPKLQPILFGLFLSMYLVTVLGNLLIILAVSSDTHLHNPIYFFLSNLSFIDTCFISTTVPKMLVNMQSQKKDIYIECLTQVYFFNTFIGMDDFLLTLMAYDRFVAICHPLNYTVIMNPRVCALLVLMFWIIMFWVSLIHVLLMNELNFSSGTEIPHFFCELAQVLKVSNSDTYINNVFMYVMTSLLGVIPMTGILMSYSQIVSSLLRMSSTXKYKAFSTCGSHLCVVCLFYGSGLGVYFSSSVVHSTQRRMIASLMYTVISPMLNPFIYSLRNTDVKGALGELFIRFVSCPLWINDIRTKLILRNIRQIL, encoded by the exons ATGGAAATGGAGAACCATACACTGATATCAGAATTTTTCATCCTTGGTTTCTCAGATGATCCTAAACTACAACCTATTCTCTTTGGACTGTTCCTGTCCATGTACCTGGTTACTGTTCTTGGGAACCTGCTTATCATCTTGGCTGTCAGCTCTGACACACATCTCCACAACCCCATatacttcttcctctccaatcTGTCCTTTATTGACACCTGTTTCATCTCAACCACAGTACCAAAAATGTTAGTGAACATGCAGTCACAGAAAAAAGACATCTACATAGAATGCCTTACACaggtatatttttttaatacttttattggGATGGATGATTTTCTACTCACTTTAATGGCCTATGATCGCTTTGTAGCCATCTGCCATCCCCTCAACTACACTGTAATCATGAATCCTCGGGTGTGTGCCCTTCTTGTTCTGATGTTTTGGATAATCATGTTCTGGGTCTCCCTGATTCATGTTCTATTGATGAATGAACTGAACTTCTCCAGCGGCACAGAGATTCCACATTTCTTCTGTGAACTGGCTCAAGTTCTCAAAGTATCCAACTCTGACACTTACATCAATAATGTCTTTATGTATGTCATGACTTCCTTACTGGGTGTGATTCCTATGACAGGAATCCTTATGTCTTACTCACAGATTGTCTCATCCTTATTAAGGATGTCCTCTA GTAAGTACAAAGCTTTTTCCACCTGTGGATCTCACCTCTGTGTGGTCTGTTTGTTCTATGGGTCAGGACTTGGAGTTTACTTCAGCTCTTCTGTGGTCCATTCTACCCAGAGAAGAATGATTGCTTCATTAATGTACACTGTAATTAGCCCTATGCTGAACCCCTTTATCTATAGCCTGCGAAACACAGATGTGAAGGGTGCCCTTGGTGAACTTTTTATCAGATTTGTCTCTTGCCCATTGTGGATTAATGACATTAGAACTAAATTGATACTAAGAAATATAAGACAAATTTTATGA
- the LOC116072931 gene encoding LOW QUALITY PROTEIN: olfactory receptor 867-like (The sequence of the model RefSeq protein was modified relative to this genomic sequence to represent the inferred CDS: inserted 2 bases in 2 codons), with product METENHTMIAEFLILGLSDDPKLQPILFGLFLSMYLVTILGNLLIILAVSSDSHLHNPMYFFLSNLSFIDICFISTTVPKMLVNMQLQTRDISYIECLTQVXFFNTFAGMDSFLLTLMACDRYVAICHPLNYTVIMNPWLCALLVLMFWIIMFWISLIHVLLMNELNFSRGTEIPHFFCELAQVLKVSNSDTYINNVFMYVVTSLVGVVPMAGILISYSQIASSLLKMSSTVSKYKAFFTCSSHLCVVSLFYGSAIVLYFSSSVLHSTHKKMVASLMYTVISPMLNPFIYSLRNKDVKSALGELFIKVTSCPLWIXNFRTKFILKAERQNL from the exons ATGGAAACAGAGAACCACACAATGATAGCAGAATTTCTCATCCTGGGTCTCTCAGATGATCCTAAACTGCAACCTATTCTCTTTGGACTGTTCCTGTCAATGTACCTTGTCACAATACTTGGGAACCTGCTTATCATCTTGGCTGTCAGCTCTGACTCCCACCTTCACaaccccatgtacttcttcctctccaatcTGTCATTTATTGACATCTGTTTCATCTCAACTACAGTACCAAAGATGCTAGTGAACATGCAGTTACAGACAAGAGACATCTCCTACATAGAATGCCTTAcacagg ttttttttaatacttttgctGGAATGGATAGTTTTTTACTCACTTTAATGGCCTGTGATCGCTATGTAGCCATCTGCCATCCCCTCAACTACACTGTAATCATGAATCCTTGGCTGTGTGCCCTTCTTGTTCTGATGTTTTGGATAATCATGTTCTGGATCTCCCTGATTCATGTTCTATTGATGAATGAACTGAATTTCTCCAGAGGCACAGAGATTCCACATTTCTTCTGTGAACTGGCTCAAGTTCTCAAGGTATCCAACTCTGACACTTACATCAATAATGTCTTTATGTATGTGGTGACTTCCCTAGTAGGAGTGGTTCCTATGGCAGGAATCCTAATCTCTTACTCACAGATTGCTTCATCCTTGTTAAAGATGTCTTCTACTGTGAGTAAGTACAAAGCCTTTTTCACCTGCAGTTCTCACCTCTGTGTTGTCTCTTTGTTCTATGGGTCAGCAATTGTACTTTACTTCAGCTCTTCTGTGCTCCATTCTACCCACAAGAAAATGGTTGCTTCATTGATGTACACTGTGATCAGCCCCATGCTGAACCCCTTCATCTATAGCTTGAGAAACAAGGATGTGAAGAGTGCCCTTGGAGAACTTTTCATCAAAGTTACCTCTTGCCCATTGTGGA AAAACTTCAGAACTAAATTCATACTGAAAGCTGAAAGGCAAAATTTATGA